A single Acidaminococcus sp. DNA region contains:
- a CDS encoding YjiH family protein, producing the protein MAEPKTVNQSGALPKFLIFSLFGVFMFFFNLSWLSPSLKSVPVDFIVTSLQKYCMPAVQIFILAVMYVGAIRPFYTKTWNKGGMDIFMSFAKIGGAIIGTIMYFGLWKSNAWLWRGDIGPFLFNKLAIPVGLVIPIGSAFLCFLANYGLMEFIGVLVDRFMRPVFHTPGRSAIDAVASFVGSYSIALIITNGVYREDRYTAREAAIIATGFSTVSVTFLLVVARTLGLMDLWSTYFFVSMAVTFVVTAITARLWPLKSIPDTYFTGKKAEEKKEEGTRLQRAWNLGLATAAAQPPVFQLCWQNLKAGLKMALSVIPSITSVGLLGLWLAEFTPLFDYFGYLFYPFFKVFGISQAVMGGKAAALCLPEMFLPSILIKSSGTMLLKFVIAVVSISEILFFSASIPCIMGTDIPLKMRDIIVIWFERVVLSILITVPIGMLMGLPD; encoded by the coding sequence ATGGCAGAGCCGAAAACCGTCAATCAGTCAGGTGCTCTCCCGAAGTTCCTGATCTTCAGCCTATTCGGGGTCTTTATGTTTTTCTTCAACCTCTCATGGCTCAGTCCTTCGCTCAAAAGTGTTCCCGTTGATTTCATCGTGACTTCTTTGCAGAAGTACTGTATGCCGGCGGTGCAGATTTTTATTCTGGCTGTCATGTATGTAGGTGCCATCCGGCCTTTTTATACGAAAACCTGGAATAAGGGCGGGATGGATATTTTTATGTCCTTTGCCAAGATTGGCGGTGCTATTATCGGTACTATCATGTATTTTGGCCTTTGGAAGAGTAATGCCTGGCTTTGGCGCGGCGATATCGGGCCGTTTCTCTTCAATAAATTAGCCATTCCTGTAGGTCTCGTAATTCCTATCGGATCCGCATTTCTTTGCTTCCTTGCCAACTATGGCCTGATGGAATTCATCGGGGTTCTCGTTGATCGTTTCATGCGCCCGGTTTTCCATACACCGGGACGTTCCGCTATCGACGCTGTCGCTTCTTTTGTAGGAAGTTATTCCATTGCCTTAATCATTACGAACGGTGTGTACCGCGAAGACCGGTATACAGCGCGGGAAGCGGCTATCATTGCTACGGGATTTTCTACGGTATCTGTGACCTTCCTTCTGGTTGTGGCCCGGACGCTGGGACTGATGGATCTGTGGTCTACTTATTTCTTTGTATCCATGGCTGTGACCTTTGTTGTAACCGCTATTACGGCAAGATTGTGGCCGCTTAAATCCATTCCTGATACGTATTTCACCGGCAAGAAGGCGGAAGAAAAGAAGGAAGAGGGTACTCGTCTCCAGCGCGCCTGGAACCTGGGTCTTGCTACTGCTGCCGCTCAGCCGCCGGTATTCCAGCTTTGCTGGCAGAACCTCAAGGCCGGTCTCAAGATGGCCCTGAGCGTTATTCCTTCCATTACCTCCGTTGGTCTGCTGGGCTTGTGGCTTGCTGAATTCACGCCGCTCTTTGACTACTTCGGATATCTGTTCTATCCGTTCTTCAAAGTTTTCGGCATTTCCCAGGCCGTCATGGGCGGAAAGGCCGCGGCACTGTGCCTGCCTGAAATGTTCCTGCCGTCAATTCTGATCAAGAGTTCCGGCACGATGCTCTTAAAATTTGTCATTGCTGTTGTCAGTATTTCCGAAATTCTTTTCTTCTCAGCCAGTATCCCATGCATCATGGGGACGGATATTCCGCTCAAGATGCGCGATATCATTGTTATCTGGTTTGAAAGAGTCGTTCTGTCTATCCTTATTACTGTTCCAATCGGCATGCTGATGGGACTGCCGGATTAG
- a CDS encoding DUF1858 domain-containing protein, which translates to MEKVTEDSGIIETVQKHPEILEIFMSYGLGCVGCMAANFETIGQGARAHGLDVDALIADINECIATNEGGKEEAKD; encoded by the coding sequence ATGGAAAAAGTTACTGAGGATTCCGGTATCATTGAAACCGTTCAAAAACATCCTGAAATTCTTGAAATTTTCATGTCCTATGGTCTCGGCTGCGTTGGCTGCATGGCTGCCAACTTTGAAACCATCGGCCAGGGCGCCAGAGCTCATGGCCTCGATGTAGATGCCCTGATTGCTGACATCAATGAATGCATCGCCACGAACGAAGGCGGCAAAGAAGAAGCAAAGGACTAA
- a CDS encoding Rid family detoxifying hydrolase, with amino-acid sequence MVKTVETNKLPEPIGPFSEGKDLGKLVFFAGQGGFDPATGKVVAGGVQAEAEQTCKNVGILLEAAGLTFANVVECTCFLTDMKDFQAFNEVYAKYFTSKPARTCVAVKELPAGIKCEIKAIAWRD; translated from the coding sequence ATGGTAAAAACAGTAGAAACTAACAAACTGCCGGAACCGATTGGACCTTTTTCTGAAGGGAAGGATCTGGGAAAACTGGTTTTCTTCGCCGGTCAGGGGGGCTTTGATCCTGCAACGGGCAAAGTTGTCGCGGGCGGCGTCCAGGCCGAAGCGGAACAAACCTGCAAGAACGTAGGCATCCTGCTTGAAGCTGCGGGCCTTACTTTTGCCAATGTCGTCGAATGTACCTGCTTCCTTACAGATATGAAAGATTTCCAGGCATTTAACGAAGTCTATGCGAAATACTTCACGAGCAAACCGGCAAGAACCTGTGTGGCCGTCAAAGAATTGCCGGCAGGCATCAAGTGCGAAATCAAGGCTATTGCCTGGAGAGACTGA
- a CDS encoding aminotransferase class I/II-fold pyridoxal phosphate-dependent enzyme, with product MIDLRSDTLTKPDKPMLETILTAPLGDDGRLDAKGRGEDPTVNKLEDTAAALIGKEAGLLCASGTMGNQTAVLTWCRPGDTALINDMQHLDRSEKTAFDPRFGQLKKATYRLDADFQPNLKDIEAALKKGGIKLLCLENTHNYSGGTCITTETLAKISQLAKAYKVPVHMDGARLFNAAIYLGVPAKELCQYVDSVQFCFSKGLGAPIGSVLCGTTDFIQEAKKTRKLLGGAMRQAGIIAAPALYALEHNIPRLKEDHENCALCASLLGSLKKVGLQKKVETNILMLDMKNTGITPQEFCDRARTKGLLIRPIIDTWVRLVFYKGITRKDAENAARIILELDSEL from the coding sequence ATGATTGATTTACGCAGTGATACGCTGACTAAACCTGACAAACCTATGTTGGAAACCATTCTTACGGCGCCGCTCGGTGACGATGGCCGTCTTGATGCTAAAGGACGCGGTGAAGACCCGACAGTGAATAAATTAGAAGACACGGCTGCCGCCCTTATCGGCAAGGAAGCTGGCCTTCTCTGCGCTTCCGGGACGATGGGCAACCAGACAGCGGTACTCACCTGGTGCCGTCCGGGTGATACAGCTCTCATCAATGATATGCAGCACCTGGACCGGAGTGAAAAAACAGCTTTTGATCCTCGTTTCGGTCAGCTCAAAAAGGCAACCTATCGCCTGGATGCCGATTTTCAGCCCAATCTCAAAGATATAGAAGCTGCCCTCAAAAAAGGCGGTATCAAGCTCCTTTGCCTTGAGAACACGCATAACTATTCCGGCGGTACCTGCATCACTACGGAGACACTGGCAAAAATCTCTCAATTGGCCAAGGCTTACAAGGTTCCCGTTCATATGGACGGCGCACGTCTTTTTAATGCAGCCATTTATCTTGGTGTCCCGGCGAAAGAACTTTGTCAGTATGTAGATTCCGTGCAGTTTTGCTTTTCTAAGGGGCTGGGGGCTCCTATCGGCTCTGTGCTGTGCGGCACAACCGACTTTATTCAGGAAGCGAAGAAAACGCGCAAACTTCTGGGCGGTGCCATGCGTCAGGCAGGCATCATTGCCGCTCCTGCACTCTACGCCCTCGAGCACAACATCCCCCGGCTGAAAGAAGACCATGAAAATTGTGCGCTCTGCGCCTCCCTTCTGGGATCTCTCAAAAAAGTGGGGCTTCAAAAGAAGGTTGAAACCAATATTCTCATGCTCGACATGAAAAACACCGGTATCACGCCGCAGGAATTCTGCGATCGTGCCCGCACCAAAGGTCTCTTGATTCGCCCCATTATCGATACGTGGGTTCGCCTCGTATTCTATAAGGGCATCACACG